A genomic window from Deltaproteobacteria bacterium includes:
- a CDS encoding ankyrin repeat domain-containing protein: MRKILLWLIAVFAAAMLGGPAAAQWDYNQRVTIHSAAERGDVTLLADLLRKKDFKNIDELNDEGQSALHLSARWGYTNCVMFLVQAKASVNLPDRDHGYTALMLAARHGRGGALQALLQGGADVNLADNEGHTVLHYAAEKGVPNLVEILLLYTPDVNKQDSTGETPICMAAAEGRADVIGILLKAGADLKIPDKAGFLPIHRAAASGKDAAIKALIAAGADPNSPALDGTSPLHVATDKTQIASVVPLIEAGADVNAVNSKTGMTPLLLAAFRNDRATARLLLAAGADPNKQTIDTSMTALHFFTNHRNVRAVELLMQAGANPGLSDIHGRTPLQYAEGEDRADLIQDIRVFLSKPEKAPKEPEAPAAAPGAPAGPAAPAAGTNPENVHLMEGLVPDPAPAETPPVDASSAPTDAPAAEPTPSPTPAPPEGDDGEIGSLINPVMVDFGDVQDVPPPEDEQGESEEKKDDSKDSSGGDAGDTGTN, translated from the coding sequence ATGCGAAAGATTTTGTTATGGCTGATCGCGGTGTTTGCCGCGGCGATGCTCGGCGGTCCGGCGGCCGCCCAGTGGGACTACAACCAGCGCGTGACGATCCACAGTGCCGCCGAGCGCGGCGACGTGACGCTGCTCGCCGACCTTCTGCGCAAGAAGGACTTCAAGAACATCGATGAACTGAATGACGAGGGCCAATCCGCCCTGCACCTGTCGGCTCGCTGGGGTTACACGAACTGCGTGATGTTTCTGGTGCAGGCCAAGGCGAGCGTGAACCTGCCCGACCGCGACCACGGCTACACGGCACTGATGCTGGCCGCGCGGCACGGGCGCGGCGGCGCGCTCCAAGCCCTGCTGCAAGGGGGCGCGGACGTGAACCTCGCCGACAACGAGGGCCACACGGTCCTGCACTACGCCGCCGAAAAAGGCGTCCCGAACCTCGTCGAGATCCTGTTGCTCTACACTCCCGACGTGAACAAACAAGACAGCACGGGCGAAACGCCGATCTGCATGGCCGCCGCGGAGGGACGGGCGGACGTGATCGGCATTCTCCTGAAGGCCGGAGCCGATCTGAAAATCCCCGACAAGGCCGGCTTCCTGCCGATCCATCGCGCGGCGGCGTCGGGCAAGGACGCGGCCATCAAGGCGCTGATCGCGGCGGGCGCGGACCCGAATTCTCCCGCCCTCGACGGCACCTCGCCGCTACACGTCGCGACCGACAAGACGCAGATCGCTTCGGTGGTGCCGCTCATCGAGGCCGGGGCGGACGTGAACGCGGTGAACAGCAAGACCGGCATGACGCCGCTGCTGCTAGCGGCGTTCCGCAACGACCGGGCCACCGCGAGACTCCTGCTGGCGGCGGGCGCCGACCCCAACAAACAGACGATCGACACCAGCATGACCGCCCTGCATTTCTTCACGAACCATCGCAACGTGCGCGCGGTGGAACTGCTCATGCAGGCCGGTGCGAACCCGGGGCTCTCGGACATCCACGGACGCACGCCGCTCCAATACGCGGAGGGCGAGGACCGGGCCGATCTGATTCAGGACATCCGCGTGTTCCTGAGCAAGCCGGAAAAAGCGCCGAAGGAGCCCGAAGCACCGGCCGCGGCCCCCGGGGCGCCTGCAGGCCCAGCCGCACCCGCGGCGGGGACGAATCCCGAGAACGTCCATCTGATGGAAGGTCTCGTGCCCGATCCCGCGCCCGCCGAAACGCCCCCGGTCGACGCCTCGTCCGCGCCGACGGACGCTCCCGCGGCGGAACCGACCCCGTCACCAACACCCGCGCCGCCGGAGGGCGACGATGGCGAGATCGGAAGTCTCATCAACCCGGTGATGGTGGATTTCGGCGACGTGCAGGATGTCCCGCCGCCCGAGGACGAGCAGGGCGAATCCGAGGAAAAGAAGGACGATTCGAAGGATTCATCCGGCGGCGATGCCGGAGATACCGGGACAAACTGA